CATGCACGCACATTtgaacatgtgtacacatacccCCCCCCCAGGCATATAAAAAAACcataaggtagagagcaatttGGGGAGACATCTGACCATGCGCTCTGGCTGCCATaggcatgcacgcatgcacacagggatacacatatgcacacacaccaaagagaGTTTGTTCAGTGTTGGCCGCATTGCACTGGGCGTGAGATGGGAGGTGAAGCTGGTGTCCATGGATACCTTGTTGGCAGGTCCGTGGATGGTTTCAGGAAGTCGTCCTGGGTGGAGTAAAGGTTCTGGGGCTACAGAGTGCTGGGCAAGACACGTAGTTGAGGAGCCAGGGTGGGGTGGCGTCTTGAGGCAGATGCAGGGAATGGTGGAGAAAGGATTCTGGGCTTCTCTCCAAGCCAGTGAAAGTGGACCCCTGGGAAGCATGGACCTGGAGGCTGTCCTTCTCCAGACTCTGCAGGAGAAAGGAGTGTCTGCTCAGGTCACATGGGAGGTACACACGCCTTCAGTGGAAGTGGCCAGATCCTAAGCCTGTTCTGTGGGTCAGATGAGATCGGAGGCTTGGTATGAATGTGGCATGGGACCCTAAGGAACTGCACACGTGTGAGCAGTATAGGACCCGACTTGGCATCCACATGGAAGCCACACAGGCATCTGGAAGAGAAGCCTCAGTGAAGGGACAGTGAAGAGAGCCCTGTGAGTCATCAGGGGCCGGATGAGGACACCAGTAACCTCTGCCCTGGGCTAAATGGAGCTGGTGgagttttacattttttagattttttatgtattttgttttgcaGTACTGAGACTTAAACCTAGGGCATacatactctaccactgagccacaccccagcccctcactgggggattctaggcaggggctctaccactgagccacaccccagcccctcactgggggaattctaggcaggtgctctaagGCTGAGCCATAGTCCCAGtcccctttttactttttattttgagagagtaTTCCTAAGTAGGCctgggtagccttgaactcactctgtatcccaGCATACTGTTGAACTCAtagtcatcctgcctcagcctcccaggtagcTGAGCTATGCCAGCATCCACAGTTGGCAATTGGAGAAGGGCTTGAGTGGGTGGAAGTCATCAGCAACCACAAGTGGGTATCTCAGTGAGGCCAAGAGTCAGATGTGGACAGGGGATATACAGGGAATCCACCACATTGGGGATTACTTGATGGAGCCTCCCTGGGACTTTGGTGCTGGAGGTGGGCAGCAGACAGTGAAGGTGGGAGAGACACTGAGCTGTCAATCATCAGCCCAGCTGGCATGCAGCAGGCACTCTGGTATGTGTAGGTTCCTGGTCTTCCTCGCACAGTGCATCCTGTCCCCATCACAGGGTGACAAGCTGCTCTCAGTGGATGATGTTTGGCCCAGGAGGGCTGAAGAGCCTCAGGGCTGTTTCTAGAGTGATAAGCCCCAGGTGGGGTGAGCACATACACCAAGAGCCTTCTAGAAGCCAGGCTGGGTGGTACAGTCCTGTCGTCgtagctactcaggaggctgagacaggaggattacaagtcCATGGCCAGTGCTGGCACtcggggtgtggctcagtggtagagcccttgcctagaatcccccagtgagggattGGGGTGTGGCCTAGCAAGttggaggccctgggttcaattcatagcacctgcccccccccccccccccatacaacTTAGCCTTCTGGGTCTGGTCTCCTGAGGAACTTCTGTTGGGATGTTGGTACTTTGAACCTTTTTGCAAATAGACACACTACTGCCTGGGAGGTCACTCAGGCAGGGGTCCTTGGacttgtagcccaggcttctCTCTCATCTGGGCTGGTGGCTCAGTCATACTTCTTTCTACTGTCTGCCCTGCTGATTTAAACCTCTCTCCAGGCCTTCCAAGTGGCTGAAGAACAGCTGGGCATCCCAGCCCTTCTGGACGCTGAGGACATGGTGGCCTTGAAGGTTCCAGACCGGCTGAGCATCCTCACCTACGTGTCACAGTATTACAACTACTTCCACGGCCGGTCCCCAAGTGAGTCCCTGTCCAGGAGGGCCCTCCCGTGCCAGCGACATGGCCAAGACTGCCGAGGCtgtcaggaccaccagcccaggctgCAGTCTCCCATTTTGGGCTCCATGCCCACCCTCAGTCCTCACGCCACAGCACTGGGCCCAAGGATGGGTAGTGATTCAGGAAAGGTACCTTTCTGAGACTACTCATGTGGGTCCTCATAGCTGTATCTGTTACCAAGGAGACCAGAGGCCTTTGTGCAAGTATAGAGTGAGGCCCCTGGCTCCCTTGTTCCCCAACCTAGTCCTGCTGGGGGACATTTAGCAAGGCTTGTGCCTTCCCTATGCTCCTGTATGACTCCTGTCCTTGTCTTTCTACCCTCTTTGCCCATCTTGACCCCCAAGGTCTTAGACAGCTACTGGAATCATTCAGCAGACCCTGCTTGACTGTGACCATGGAAGCTGTATGTCCTGGGCAGGAATAGACAGGGCAGGGCGCACAGGCTGGGTCTTCGCCCAGATCTGTGAGTGGGGAGCTCTTTGGCTTCCCGCACCACATTCCTCTTAGAAATCTCCGGAATCCCCCTGGGCCGAGGGCCAGCCCGGAATGGTGGTTTGGAAACAGAAAAGTCCCTTTCCGTGACCCTACTTGGGGTTGTCGACTGGGAGATGGGGTGAGGGTCAGGTCAGGGTTTGCTGGAAAGAATGTGCCCTGGGGCTGTCCTTTTCCAACTCTGCACCCAGCCAGCTGTCCTAGGAGGCCCAGGCCTTTCACTGTGGGTACAAGGACCTCTCAGAGGCAAGTTCTGGGTGGGACCCTCCTGACCCGTTTTCTGTGTCTCATGCCAGTTGGGGGCATGGCTGGTGTGAAGAGACCCTCATCTGACTCGACTGAAGAATGTCCTGGAAAGAAGGTTCTGCCCTCGCCTGCCAAGGTGCCCTCACCAGCTCCAGCCCAGAGGTCACCACTGTCTCCAGCTAGGACAAACCCTGTGGTTCGGAGGAATGAGAGTGGCTCAGAGAGGCCATCTCCAAAGGCTGTAAGTATGTCTTGGTTGAGTGGGCATTATAGGGCTAAGTATATCCCAAACACAGACCTGTGTGGGATTTTCTCTTAGGGTACAGTACCCCTTCCCATGCTTTGTATCCAGTGTACCCACTGAGGTGGCTCTGCTCAATGTGGCCAAGAGTTGTAATTCACATAATACAGACGGGTAAACTGAGCCACAGAAGGCCATCCAGGTGGGATGGAGCTGGAGAAAGGGACGCTGGGTTGGACCTTGGCCAGCCCTGGCCAACCCTGGCCAGCCCTGCAGTGCTAAATTTGAGTGCCCCCTGCTGTCCATTAGTGGTTACTGCAGCTTCCATGAATGCAGAGCAAGGCAGGCTTGGATGTCCCGGGGGTTGGCCTGATCTCAGAGCCTGGTGGGGTAGCAGAAGGTACTAGATTTGTCTTTAGCCCCACATTGGGTCCCCAGGATCTCCAAAATCAGTCTCCTGCTCCCCGACAGGGCCAGTGCAGAGGTCCCGAGTGTGCAGCCATGCTCATGCTGTGGCTAGCGGTTCCCCAGGGTCTCAGCTCTCCAGTCTATCAAGTGGGATCTGTTGGCCACCTCTGGGCTGAGGTGGGAGTCTGGAGATGTCAGCTGCCCCTCAGCAGCCCCTGACACTTCCCTGCAGGCTCTGGGAACTGCAGGCAGCTCCGTCAGCAGCATCTGTGGGATCTGTGGCAAACACGTTCACCTCGTACAGCGGCACCTGGCTGATGGGCGGCTCTACCACCGAAGCTGCTTCAGGTATGATTTCCAAACACTACATGTCTGGGTCCTCGCGTCTGTCTTCCACTGGGGACAGTACTACCGAACCCTAATATCCTCCTTTAATGTCGGGGTTGTCCTTTAGACATGCTGATTCAATCTCCCTTGAtgtcttggtttttatttatttttttacactgTGATCCTTAGTAACCTCCTTCTTGCCTCACCGAAGCTTCCAGATTTGGGGGCCAAGGAGTGAATCTCTTGTCCATCTTCTTCAAGCTTGGGGGGGACTCCTGAAAGTGAGGCACACTCTGTGGTCTTTATGTATGCAGCTGCTGACACACTTGAGTGCCTTCTGTGGTGTCCACACCCCTGACCAGTGCGCCAGTGGACATTGCAGCTCACAGTGATGGAAGTCACTCATGAGCAGTTGTCGCATGAACCAGTAACGGCACGCGTGGATGCAGGAGTGTGGCGACGGGTGCTTTTGGGAGGATGAAGTGGATGAGCAAGGGATGCATGAGGGATTGAGCAAGGGCTCGGAACCGATCTCAGTGGCTTCCTCCCACAGGTGTAAGCAGTGTTCCAACACACTGCACTCAGGGGCCTACCGTGCCACAGGAGAGCCGGGCGTCTTTGTCTGTACCCATCACAGCCAAGAAGTCACCTCTGGGAGCCCCAAGTTGTCAAAATTGGCCTCCAGACAACCAGGAGCTGTTGCTGCAGACACCAGGCCAAGCAATGCCTCACGGAAAGTTCAGGAGGCAAATGGGCTAGGAGAGGGGACACCGCTAAGGACCAAGGCAGCAGCCTGGGAGCCCGCTGTAGGCAACACAACTGCCAAAGGTTTTGTCCAGACTGAACTCAACCAGCCAGCCACCTCCCGTGTCCATATGGAGAGCCCTGTAGGGCCCAGACTGTCCACGAGCCCAGTGGCCACTACTTCTGTGACTAGCAAAGCCATCACCCACGTGACTAATAGCTCCCCGACAGGCTGGTCATCACCTGCCAAGAGCAGTAGCACAGCGGCCATTGACTCCCGACCCCTTGTGCACCTAAGTACTCTGAACTCTCACCCGTCTGTGTCCCAAGGCCAGGCAACCTCCAGAGGTGTTAAGACTCAGCTCAACTTGAGTACAGCATCTCCAAACACAGCCACCACCCCAGCCTGGACCTCCGCGGCCTCTAGGACTCAGCAAGCCCGAGAGAAATTTTTCCAGAATCCTGCCCCAGCCCCATCCAATAACAGTCCTGCCAGCAGGGTCCCCCCTGTGGTAAATACCTCCACCAGCAAGGTCCCCACTGTGGTGAATGCCCCCAATGGCAGGGTCCCCTTTGTGGTGAATATATCCACCAGCAAGACCACCACTGTAGTAAATGCCCCCACCAGCAAGGTCCCCACTGCGGTGAATCCCCCCAATGGTAGGGTCCCCCCTATGGTGAATACCTCTACCAGCAAGGTCTCCACTGTGGTAAATGTCCCCACCAGCAAGGGCCCCACTGTGGTGAATGCCCCTGCCAGCAAGGTCTCTGCTGCTGTGGATACCTCTGCCCAGGAGAGCAGCCGTGAGCAAGCGCTAAGTGTACTTAGGAAGGCCCTGCCGGGGCTGACGGGAGCTGGTACCCAGACGTCAGGCAGGTATGTGGGAGAGATGTGGGGTGTGGCTGTGACCTGCCCTCCAGGACATGGAGAAGTTCTGTCTCTCCATGACTGTGTGGCCCTAGCTACATTATCTGGGAAGTGGAGGTGGGGGACAGGAGAGAAGCAGGAATGCAGGGTGTGGTGGGCTTACAGGCATTGCTGGTTACAGGTGGCCCACACTAGACTGGTACTCCAGGACCCTTAGCCTTGTCTTGTGGACAGGAAGAGGGGTGTTAAAATGGAAGCCACACTGCCTGGCTCCATGCCTTGGATGACTTGTGTGAGTGGAGCTGGGTTCTGAGCATCCCTTTGTGCCTGGCACCTATAGTGTCTTCCACTAGACACTGACCGTATGATACAGGTAGAGGGGGCAGTAGTCATCCCTCACAGGACAGCTTCAGTGGCACAAGCATATCCTGTGGCAGGCCACACGTTCCACCAAGGCTGCAGAGGAGAGAGTCCTTTTACCTCAGCATCTGGAGGTTCCTGGCAACCCTTGGTTGGTAGCAGCCTTCTTCCATCTCTGATTCCATTATATATGGACTCCACTatcctctgtctttccttttttttttttcttgtgaaaaaaggaaaggaaaattgagCCATCTCACGAGCCCAGTCCttgtgtttctgagacaaggtctcttgtatCCCAGCTGACCTTCAACTCCAAGTCCTCTTGCCTTAgcatccccagtgctgagattacaggtgtgcctcaCCACACTTACGTCATCTGTCTATTAGAAGGTTAGTGGTTTTGAATGGGGGCTGCTGTATTCTAGTGTGACTACCTTATAATGTGGTCACATCTACGGTGCCTCCCTGCCCCCCTTTTTAAgacaagggttctctgtgtagccctggctgttttgaaactccttctgtagaccaggttggattcgaactcacagatttgcctgcctcttcctcctgagtgctgggattaaaggtgtgtgccaccaccactcagcaccTTCCCCACCCCCTTTAAAAATAAGACCACACATCAAGTTCCCCAGTAGTTCTGAATTTTACGGTACCCATTCAACCCATTACAGATGTTTAGTGAGtcaagaggttctttttttttttatttatttattatgtatacaatattctgtctgtgtgtttgcctgcaggccagaagagggcaccagaccccaatacaaatggttgtgagccaccatgtggttgctgggaatttaactcaggacctttggaagagcaggcaatgctcttaacctctgagccatctctccagccccgagtcaAGAGGTTCTATCCTGGGTTGGTCCTTGATTCCAGGGTGGGACATTCCTGGCTCATAACTGCCAGAACCTACCCCCATTTGGTACCCAGAGGCTCCTGGGCTGGTGCTGGGGTCAGGAGGGTTATACACTGTTGCCTCTGGGCCATGATAAGCACCTCTGTCTTGGCCCTGCAGAATAGGCTTGGCAGAGCTTGGAGTGGTGCCACGTGTTGCCTGGGTTCTTTGTACCTGCATGTGAGCTGCCTAAGAGAACGTAGGTAACCCAAAGCCACACAGCCCAGGTGGAGGCTGGTGCCTGGCTGGACCGACCGTCCTATGAGTAACTTAATACTTATCTGGGCAAGTGCAGGCCAGCCTGTAGCTCCAGCCAGGGCCCTCCTTGGTCCTTCAGCTCTGCACCCATGCATGGTATATCTGGGGGATATTTTAATCCCAGTGGACACCAGATTTAATAGCATAAAAGAGCTACCAGTGCATGTAAGTGCCACAAGTAGATGCCACGGGCCATCTGGCCTGGGGTAGATTGTCCTCAGTTCATTGGGGTCACTCAGGAAACTagcttcttgtgtgtgtgtgggggggactcGTGGATTCGCCCACACTTGATaccctctttcttctccacagGTCCTCCCCAGCCACTTCCTCCATCCCAATCTCTCTTCCCAAGAATGAAGTACCCCCAAAAGTTCCCTCACCCAAGCTATCACATTCAACCACTCCCCAACCCCCCGCTTTGAAGATGGAGCCTACCGTCCCCCTGAATGTGGGCAATACCTCATGGGCATCTGTATCACTCCAGACTGGCAACAAGAGCCTGGGTTTATCTCCAGGGGTTGGTAGGACCAGTGCCAGCTCCAGGCCACAAGCAGAAGTGGCAATACCGAAGGGTAAGAGTTCCGGCTATGggatggggaggggtggagaggtGCAGGGCTCGGGGTGGCCACTCCCCAAGTATTGCTATATACCCAGGCTGCCTTTCTCTTTGAAGGCTGTTCTTGGTGTCTGCTGTTCTGTGGCTTAGCTCTTGGAACCCCATAGTCCTCTATGGACCTTCATCTGCTGCCTCTCTGTGGCTGTGGCCAGTGTTCCCAGGGTCTTACCATGATCATCGTCCTAGATTCATACGTATGCCCAGGCTGTGTTGCCTTTTGTCCTTAGCTGTGCCCCCAGGGTGCAGAAGGAGGCCCTGTCCACCTTCACAATGGCTCTGCCTAGGACTGGGGTCCTGCTGTCCCTCAGGAACGCTTCCCAGACCCCCTGGGTCTACATAGCCCTGCTCTTTTTGTGGGTGCTTGGGGAAGTAGGGTTTAGGATGTACCACAAAATTGTCTTTTCTGTAGCTTTCCCTTTGACTGAGCGCCTCATTGAATCCACTGCTAGGCGTGAGCCAAGGGAGACTCTGCAGAGGGAGTCGTGCCCATTCATTGCTCATCTTGTCAACACCCATTTGACAGATTGGAAATTGAGGCCTAGAAAGGGGCAGTGATTCAGGGTACACAGCACAGCAGCCAGGCTGGAAACCCTGCCTCTGTCCTGCATGCTGGGCTGGCTCTGGGGTGTCAAAAGGTACAGATGGCTATGGCCAACTGGTCTCAGCCTGTCTCACCTGCTTGATCTGTTTCCTACACTCAGGTCCAGGTTCCACCTCTCAGGAAGGCCGGGAGGAGGGACCAGAAGGATGGAGGGCCCGCCTGAAGCCTGTGGATAAGAAAAACTCTGCTGGGAGGTGAGCGGAGGTGGCTGCTCATTAGCGGGGCCACACCCGTGCCTGTGGGTCTGTAGTATGAGCTGagccagcacacagtaggtgcctAATGAAGGGTGTGCGCAAGCATGGCAGTGTACATCCAGGAACTGGTGTGAccagaaggcacacacacacctggacctTTCAGTATCCACAGAAAAAGCTGGTTCACACCAGcttgagtgtcctggaactcttcaCCTGCTGGGTGATGGGGACAGAGTGACAGAGACGTCTCATCCCAGTGGGATGACTTAAGGGAAGTGGTGAACTCAGAGCAGCAGGTGTGCCATGCCAGGCAGCTCCTATGAGCCTGGCTTGGGGCGGGTGTCCATCCATTTGGTCTCTGCAAGTCTGGGGCACCCCCACTCCCCGCCCCACATGGAGCATGTGGAGGCCCACAGCCCTGTGTCCTGGGCAGGCCCTGGAATTAGAGGCCAGGATGATGCAGGCCTGGCCAGGTGGCTTCTTTCAGACCATGTGGACCTTGGACATAGGCATATGGCTCTTGAGACACTCCTGGGTGTCCCCGTCTGGGCTGGGACTCACCTTATCTTCAACTTAGGACTTTGGAGCCAAAGGAAGTACCTGTCCAGGCAGAGCCGAGG
The Chionomys nivalis chromosome 3, mChiNiv1.1, whole genome shotgun sequence genome window above contains:
- the Micall2 gene encoding MICAL-like protein 2 isoform X1, which translates into the protein MAAIKALQEWCRQQCEGYRDVSITNMTTSFRDGLAFCAILHRHRPDLINFSALRKENIYENNKLAFQVAEEQLGIPALLDAEDMVALKVPDRLSILTYVSQYYNYFHGRSPIGGMAGVKRPSSDSTEECPGKKVLPSPAKVPSPAPAQRSPLSPARTNPVVRRNESGSERPSPKAALGTAGSSVSSICGICGKHVHLVQRHLADGRLYHRSCFRCKQCSNTLHSGAYRATGEPGVFVCTHHSQEVTSGSPKLSKLASRQPGAVAADTRPSNASRKVQEANGLGEGTPLRTKAAAWEPAVGNTTAKGFVQTELNQPATSRVHMESPVGPRLSTSPVATTSVTSKAITHVTNSSPTGWSSPAKSSSTAAIDSRPLVHLSTLNSHPSVSQGQATSRGVKTQLNLSTASPNTATTPAWTSAASRTQQAREKFFQNPAPAPSNNSPASRVPPVVNTSTSKVPTVVNAPNGRVPFVVNISTSKTTTVVNAPTSKVPTAVNPPNGRVPPMVNTSTSKVSTVVNVPTSKGPTVVNAPASKVSAAVDTSAQESSREQALSVLRKALPGLTGAGTQTSGRSSPATSSIPISLPKNEVPPKVPSPKLSHSTTPQPPALKMEPTVPLNVGNTSWASVSLQTGNKSLGLSPGVGRTSASSRPQAEVAIPKGPGSTSQEGREEGPEGWRARLKPVDKKNSAGRTLEPKEVPVQAEPRAGDTPSKVSSSSSPSAHIFLTPVQNKRTPCPAGSGPSPAAAPSPSLSHRKKLAVPPSLDVSADWLQPELKKQEAQARNRKEEKTPTWGTRERSAVLDSTHGETVTSPVRLHPDYIPQEELHRQLQEIENQLDALELRGVELEKRLRAAEGDAAEDSLMVDWFRLIHEKQLLLRLESELMYKSKDQHLEERQLDLQDELRKLMDKPEGLKSLQDRQREQELLSQYVNTVNDRSDIVDFLDEDRLREQEEDQMLENMIQNLGLQRKKSKFRLSKIWSSKSKGGQT
- the Micall2 gene encoding MICAL-like protein 2 isoform X2, with protein sequence MAAIKALQEWCRQQCEGYRDVSITNMTTSFRDGLAFCAILHRHRPDLINFSALRKENIYENNKLAFQVAEEQLGIPALLDAEDMVALKVPDRLSILTYVSQYYNYFHGRSPIGGMAGVKRPSSDSTEECPGKKVLPSPAKVPSPAPAQRSPLSPARTNPVVRRNESGSERPSPKAALGTAGSSVSSICGICGKHVHLVQRHLADGRLYHRSCFRCKQCSNTLHSGAYRATGEPGVFVCTHHSQEVTSGSPKLSKLASRQPGAVAADTRPSNASRKVQEANGLGEGTPLRTKAAAWEPAVGNTTAKGFVQTELNQPATSRVHMESPVGPRLSTSPVATTSVTSKAITHVTNSSPTGWSSPAKSSSTAAIDSRPLVHLSTLNSHPSVSQGQATSRGVKTQLNLSTASPNTATTPAWTSAASRTQQAREKFFQNPAPAPSNNSPASRVPPVVNTSTSKVPTVVNAPNGRVPFVVNISTSKTTTVVNAPTSKVPTAVNPPNGRVPPMVNTSTSKVSTVVNVPTSKGPTVVNAPASKVSAAVDTSAQESSREQALSVLRKALPGLTGAGTQTSGRSSPATSSIPISLPKNEVPPKVPSPKLSHSTTPQPPALKMEPTVPLNVGNTSWASVSLQTGNKSLGLSPGVGRTSASSRPQAEVAIPKGPGSTSQEGREEGPEGWRARLKPVDKKNSAGRTLEPKEVPVQAEPRAGDTPSKVSSSSSPSAHIFLTPVQNKRTPCPAGSGPSPAAPSPSLSHRKKLAVPPSLDVSADWLQPELKKQEAQARNRKEEKTPTWGTRERSAVLDSTHGETVTSPVRLHPDYIPQEELHRQLQEIENQLDALELRGVELEKRLRAAEGDAAEDSLMVDWFRLIHEKQLLLRLESELMYKSKDQHLEERQLDLQDELRKLMDKPEGLKSLQDRQREQELLSQYVNTVNDRSDIVDFLDEDRLREQEEDQMLENMIQNLGLQRKKSKFRLSKIWSSKSKGGQT